The following proteins are co-located in the Frigidibacter mobilis genome:
- a CDS encoding HAD family hydrolase, with the protein MRPLHELDLSALSRCEAVLTDIDDTLTTDGQLPAAAYDALERLAQAGLQVVPITGRPAGWCDMIARLWPVAGIVGENGAFYFSYDREARVMRQRFFATSAERRANRARLDTLREQILAEVPGAGIASDQLYREADLAIDFCEDVPALPVAQVQRILELFAEAGAVAKLSSIHVNGWFGNYDKLSMTRIFAKDVLGLDIDAARDRVVFVGDSPNDGPMFKFFPLSCGVANVREFTPGSFAPPSFVAPSVGGAGFVEVADRILAAREVAHV; encoded by the coding sequence ATGCGCCCTTTGCACGAGCTTGACCTGTCGGCGCTGTCGCGCTGCGAGGCGGTCCTGACCGATATCGACGACACACTGACCACCGATGGCCAGTTGCCCGCCGCGGCCTATGACGCGCTGGAGCGGCTGGCGCAGGCGGGGCTGCAGGTGGTGCCGATCACCGGCCGTCCGGCGGGATGGTGCGACATGATCGCCCGGCTGTGGCCGGTTGCGGGGATCGTCGGCGAGAACGGCGCCTTCTACTTCAGCTATGACCGCGAGGCGCGGGTGATGCGGCAGCGCTTCTTTGCGACCAGTGCCGAACGCCGCGCCAACCGCGCCAGGCTGGATACGCTGCGCGAGCAGATCCTGGCCGAGGTGCCGGGCGCCGGCATCGCTTCTGACCAGCTTTACCGCGAGGCGGATTTGGCGATCGACTTCTGCGAGGACGTGCCCGCCCTTCCGGTAGCGCAGGTGCAGCGTATCCTGGAGCTGTTTGCCGAGGCAGGGGCGGTGGCGAAGCTGTCGTCGATCCATGTCAACGGCTGGTTCGGCAACTATGACAAGCTGTCGATGACCCGCATCTTTGCCAAGGACGTGCTGGGGCTGGATATCGACGCGGCGCGCGACCGGGTGGTCTTTGTCGGCGACAGCCCGAATGACGGGCCGATGTTCAAGTTCTTCCCGCTGTCCTGCGGCGTGGCCAATGTGCGCGAATTCACCCCCGGCAGCTTTGCTCCGCCATCCTTTGTCGCGCCCTCGGTCGGCGGTGCCGGCTTTGTCGAGGTGGCCGACCGCATCCTTGCGGCGCGCGAGGTGGCCCATGTCTGA
- the glpD gene encoding glycerol-3-phosphate dehydrogenase, whose amino-acid sequence MSDHAPARRVDLAIIGGGINGCGIARDAVGRGYSVWLCEQGDLGGATSSSSTKLLHGGLRYLEHHEFRLVREALIEREVLWGIAPQIVRPLRFILPHRKGMRPAWLLRLGLFIYDHLGGRKLLPGTSRVNLAQGPYGEGLNADLRLGFEYSDCWVEDNRLTILNAQDAAERGAEIRVRTRCTEARPLPGGGWRVVGRDLETGAEEVVHARMVINAGGPWANAVARDLVQRPPKGSVRQVQGSHIVVPRLYGHDRCFIFQNADGRIVFTIPYEDRFTLIGTTDRDYPGDPAKVAASDEEIAYLCALVGQYFKRPITPKDVVWSYSGVRPLYDDGSSEAQKATRDYVLELDQAEGAPVLSVFGGKITTYRRLAESALERIEATLGRAQGEPAGWTGQHPLPGGGFAPRGFDAEVRKLISARSFLTGAEATRLVRFYGTRAAEMLGDARSRADLGRDFGAGLTEREVEYMCRTEWARTAEDILFRRSKLGLRLTPAQIAGLEDHLRKDMQLRMTA is encoded by the coding sequence ATGTCTGACCACGCACCCGCGCGCAGGGTCGACCTGGCGATCATCGGCGGCGGCATCAACGGCTGCGGGATTGCCCGCGATGCGGTGGGCCGGGGATATTCGGTCTGGCTGTGCGAGCAGGGTGATCTTGGCGGCGCGACCTCGTCCTCCTCGACCAAGCTGCTGCATGGCGGCCTGCGCTATCTGGAGCATCATGAATTCCGCCTGGTGCGCGAGGCGTTGATCGAGCGCGAGGTGCTTTGGGGCATCGCCCCGCAGATCGTGCGCCCGCTGCGCTTCATCCTGCCGCATCGCAAGGGAATGCGCCCGGCCTGGCTGCTGCGGTTGGGGCTGTTCATCTATGACCATCTGGGGGGCCGCAAGCTGCTGCCGGGCACGTCGCGGGTGAACCTGGCGCAGGGGCCGTATGGCGAGGGGCTGAATGCCGATCTGCGGCTGGGGTTCGAGTATTCCGACTGCTGGGTCGAGGATAACCGCCTGACAATTCTCAACGCGCAGGACGCGGCAGAGCGAGGCGCCGAGATCCGCGTGCGTACCCGCTGCACCGAGGCGCGGCCCTTGCCGGGCGGCGGCTGGCGCGTGGTGGGCCGCGATCTGGAAACCGGCGCGGAAGAGGTGGTTCATGCCCGCATGGTCATCAACGCCGGCGGCCCCTGGGCCAATGCCGTGGCGCGCGATCTGGTGCAGCGCCCGCCCAAGGGCTCGGTCCGGCAGGTGCAGGGGTCGCATATCGTGGTGCCGCGGCTCTATGGCCATGACCGCTGCTTCATCTTCCAGAATGCGGATGGGCGGATCGTCTTTACCATTCCCTATGAGGACCGCTTTACCCTGATCGGCACCACCGACCGCGACTATCCCGGCGATCCGGCCAAGGTCGCGGCCTCGGACGAGGAGATCGCCTATCTTTGCGCGCTGGTCGGGCAGTATTTCAAGCGCCCGATCACGCCCAAGGATGTGGTGTGGAGCTATTCCGGTGTGCGCCCGCTCTATGACGATGGCAGCTCCGAGGCGCAGAAGGCCACGCGCGATTATGTGCTGGAGCTGGATCAGGCCGAGGGCGCCCCGGTGCTGTCGGTGTTCGGTGGCAAGATCACGACCTATCGGAGGCTGGCGGAGTCCGCGTTGGAGCGGATCGAGGCCACCTTGGGCCGCGCACAGGGCGAGCCCGCCGGCTGGACGGGGCAGCATCCGCTGCCGGGAGGCGGCTTTGCGCCGCGGGGCTTCGACGCAGAAGTGCGCAAGCTGATCTCGGCCCGCAGCTTCCTGACCGGCGCCGAGGCGACCCGACTGGTACGCTTCTACGGCACCCGCGCGGCCGAGATGCTGGGCGATGCCCGCAGCCGTGCCGATCTGGGCCGCGACTTCGGCGCGGGACTGACGGAGCGCGAGGTGGAGTACATGTGCCGCACCGAATGGGCGCGCACCGCCGAGGACATCTTGTTCCGCCGCAGCAAGCTGGGGCTGCGGCTGACGCCAGCCCAGATCGCGGGACTGGAAGATCACCTGCGAAAGGATATGCAACTACGAATGACGGCATGA
- a CDS encoding FGGY family carbohydrate kinase encodes MFLGIDLGTSGVKSVIIDDGQALVAEASSRLLEVTRAKPGWSEQDPDLWWDAVCESLDALAASHPGAMATVSGIGLSGQMYGATVLDGADKPLRPAILWNDTRSAAECEELAAAVPDLLGRVGRNPTPGVTASKLMWLRRHEPETFAAVRTVLLPKDYVRLRLSGDKASDLADSSGTMWVDLAARDWSGPMLDASGMDRAQMPRLHEGTEPTGTLRAELAQRWAWGGAR; translated from the coding sequence GTGTTTCTGGGTATAGACCTTGGGACGTCCGGGGTGAAATCCGTAATCATCGACGACGGCCAGGCCCTTGTCGCCGAAGCCTCGTCCCGCCTGCTCGAGGTAACGCGGGCGAAGCCCGGCTGGTCCGAACAGGACCCGGATCTTTGGTGGGACGCCGTCTGCGAAAGCCTTGATGCGCTGGCCGCCAGCCATCCGGGCGCGATGGCCACGGTTTCGGGCATTGGTCTGTCGGGGCAGATGTATGGGGCGACGGTGCTGGACGGGGCGGACAAGCCGCTGCGCCCGGCGATCTTGTGGAACGACACCCGCAGCGCGGCGGAGTGCGAGGAACTGGCCGCGGCAGTGCCTGATCTGTTGGGCCGCGTGGGGCGCAATCCCACCCCCGGCGTGACCGCCAGCAAGCTGATGTGGCTGCGCCGGCATGAGCCTGAGACCTTTGCCGCCGTGCGCACGGTGCTGTTGCCCAAGGACTATGTCCGCCTGCGGCTGTCGGGAGACAAGGCCAGCGATCTGGCCGATTCCAGCGGCACGATGTGGGTGGACCTGGCGGCGCGGGACTGGTCGGGGCCGATGCTCGATGCCTCGGGCATGGACCGCGCCCAGATGCCCCGCCTGCATGAAGGCACAGAGCCGACCGGCACCCTACGGGCCGAACTGGCGCAGCGCTGGGCATGGGGCGGCGCCCGGTGA
- a CDS encoding FGGY-family carbohydrate kinase translates to MGRRPVIAAGGGDNACGACGSGVIADGEGTVSLGTSGVLFVANDRPRPAGTHAIEALCHAVPGRWHQMSVVLSATSCLTWLGARLKRSPAELVALLGDDPRPATDLIFVPFLDGCWSPRSDGTVRGGFMGLAHQHDDAAMAQAVMQGVAFAIRECAEAFGEGGGDMRRLLALGGGSRSALWMSILATNLGVEIDVPRTSALGAAFGRPGWG, encoded by the coding sequence ATGGGGCGGCGCCCGGTGATCGCTGCGGGCGGCGGCGACAATGCCTGCGGAGCCTGCGGATCTGGCGTGATCGCGGATGGTGAGGGCACCGTGTCGCTGGGCACCTCGGGCGTGCTGTTCGTGGCCAATGATCGCCCGCGCCCGGCGGGCACCCATGCCATCGAGGCGCTGTGCCATGCCGTGCCGGGGCGCTGGCACCAGATGTCGGTGGTGCTGTCGGCCACCTCATGCCTGACATGGCTTGGCGCAAGGCTGAAGCGCAGCCCGGCAGAGCTGGTGGCGCTGCTGGGCGATGATCCGCGCCCGGCGACGGACCTGATCTTCGTGCCGTTCCTCGATGGCTGCTGGTCGCCGCGCAGCGATGGCACCGTGCGGGGCGGCTTCATGGGGCTCGCGCATCAGCATGACGATGCCGCGATGGCGCAGGCGGTGATGCAGGGCGTGGCCTTCGCCATCCGCGAATGCGCCGAGGCGTTCGGCGAGGGCGGGGGCGATATGCGGCGGCTTCTGGCGCTCGGCGGCGGATCGCGCTCGGCGCTGTGGATGTCGATACTGGCCACCAATCTTGGCGTCGAGATCGACGTGCCCCGGACGAGCGCCCTGGGGGCCGCCTTTGGGCGGCCCGGCTGGGGATGA